The DNA sequence AAGGCATCGCTGGGTAGCTATGTAGGGAAGGGATAAACGCTGAAAGCATCTAAGTGTGAAACCCACCTCAAGATGAGATTTCCCATGATTATATATCAGTAAGAGCCCTGAGAGATGATCAGGTAGATAGGTTAGAAGTGGAAGTGTGGCGACACATGTAGCGGACTAATACTAATAGCTCGAGGACTTATCCAAAGTAGCTGAGGATACGAAGCGTGAGGTTTTCTAATTATTTGATAGATATTCAATTTTGAGTAGGTATTACTCAGAGTTAAGTGACGATAGCCTAGGAGATACACCTGTACCCATGCCGAACACAGCAGTTAAGCCCTAGAACGCCGGAAGTAGTTGGGGGTTGCCCCCTGTGAGATATGGAAGTCGCTTAGCTCGAGGGAGTTTAGCTCAGCTGGGAGAGCATCTGCCTTACAAGCAGAGGGTCAGCGGTTCGATCCCGTTAACTCCCATTTTAGCGGGTGTAGTTTAGTGGTAAAACTACAGCCTTCCAAGCTGTTGTCGCGAGTTCGATTCTCGTCACCCGCTTTGAACTTTGTTCAAATACCAAGTTTTTTAACTTGGGCGCGTAGCTCAGGTGGTTAGAGCGCACGCCTGATAAGCGTGAGGTCGGTGGTTCGAGTCCACTCGTGCCCATCTATGGATATGGTCCGTTGGTCAAGGGGTTAAGACACCGCCTTTTCACGGCGGTAACACGGGTTCGAATCCCGTACGGACTATTTGTTGGAGGATTACCCAAGTCCGGCTGAAGGGAACGGTCTTGAAAACCGTCAGGCGTGTAAAAGCGTGCGTGGGTTCGAATCCCACATCCTCCTTTTTATATTAACGCGGGATGGAGCAGCTCGGTAGCTCGTCGGGCTCATAACCCGAAGGTCGTAGGTTCAAATCCTGCTCCCGCAATTTGGCTCGGTAGCTCAGTTGGTAGAGCAATGGATTGAAGCTCCATGTGTCGGCGGTTCGATTCCGTCTCGCGCCATATCTTATTTATAACTTGGAAGGGTAGCGAAGAGGCTAAACGCGGCGGACTGTAAATCCGCTCCTTCGGGTTCGGGGGTTCGAATCCCTCCCCTTCCATTGCTTTAGTTACGGGCATAGTTTAAAGGTAGAACTAAGGTCTCCAAAACCTTCAGTGTGGGTTCAATTCCTACTGCCCGTGTTAATAAAATTATGGCGGGTGTGGTGAAGTGGTTAACACACCAGATTGTGGCTCTGGCATGCGTGGGTTCGATCCCCATCACTCGCCTATTTTATATTATTGGGGTATAGCCAAGCGGTAAGGCAAGGGACTTTGACTCCCTCATGCGTTGGTTCGAATCCAGCTACCCCAGTTACTATTTGCCGGCGTGGCGGAATTGGCAGACGCGCTGGACTCAAAATCCAGTGTCCGCAAGGACGTGCCGGTTCGACCCCGGCCGCCGGTATAGTAATAAGAACAAGGTTTTTTGACCTTGTTTTTTTATTTCTTACTAAATTGTATCTTGTTAATAGTGGGATAATGGTTCAGTAATTATTTTTGCGTGATTTTCTAATCTTTTAACTTGTTTTTTGGTATAATATTACTTATTCACAATTTATTTTGATTATGAAAGTGTTGGTGTTTGATGTCTCGTTCGATTGATTTGCTTAAGAAACGCTACTTAGAAAATATAAAAGAGAAACCTGATTTATTTGTGGGAATTGAGCTGGAGTATCCTGTTATCAATTTAGAGGGTAATGCTACAGATAGTGAAGTTGTTAAGGATCTCTTTCGGTATTTACCATCAGTTCTGGGTTTTACGATTGAAAAAGTAGATGACTTTGGGAATCCAATTCAGTTGCTTGATCCGGTCAGTCAGGATACTATCTTGTTTGAAGTTTCTTATACGACAATTGAGTTTGCTTTTGGGAGGGCTAAATCCATCCAAGAGGTTGAAGAGCGTTTTCGAGATTATATGGATCTGATTCAGAAAAAGTTGGGAGAGGTAAATCATGCCGTAGTTGGTTCGGGAATCCATCCATACTGGGAGAAGAATGAGAATTGTCCAGTAGCTTATCCCCGCTATCAGATGTTGATGGATTATTTGAATTTGAGTAGAAATGTTACTAAATCAGACTTACATCAATTCCCTGAGTATGGAGCCTTTATCTGCGGGAGTCAGGTTCAACTGGACGTTTCAAGGTCCAACTATCTGCGTGTTATCAACGCTTTTACTCAGATTGAAGCTGCCAAAGCTTATTTGTTTGCCAATTCAGAGTTTTCAGGGGAAGATTGGGATACCAAGATTTCCAGGGATATTTTTTGGGAAGAGTCTATGCACGGGATTTATTCTGAAAATGTAGGCGTCAATGCCAGACTCTTCAAAGACGAGAATGATTTTTTTGATTATCTAGATCATTCTGCAATCTTTACTGCGGAACGTGATGGCGAAACCTATTATTTTTATCCAATCCGTGCAAAAGATTACTTAGGGACTCCGGAAATTCAGGCCTTCGCCCTTGATGGGAGGGAAATCCTTCTTTATCCTCAGGAGAAGGACTTCCAAACTCACCGTAGTTACCAGTACCAAGATTTGACAACTCGAGGTACTATTGAGTTTCGTAGTGTATGTACGCAACCCTTGAATCGTACTTTTGCTGCGACGGCCTTTCACTTGGGTTTGTTGCTTAATTTAGACAAGTTAGAAGCTTACTTGCAATCTGCACCATTTTTTACCACATTTGGTCATGATTATAAGTCATTGAGGCGACAATTTTCTAAGAAAATGCTCACAGTTGAGGAAGAAACTGCAATTGTCGAGTTTTCAAAAGGCTTACTCCTTCTAGCTGAGGAAGGTCTGGAGAAGAGAGGCAAGCAAGAAATGACCTATTTGCAGCCTTTGAAAGAAGAATTGGGACTATAATTTCTCTTATAAAGGGAGAATTTTCTGAAAAATCATGATATAATGGAATGGACTATAGATAAAGGATAGAGATTATGACATTAGTTTATCAATCAACGCGTGATGCGAATAATAGAGTAACTGCTAGCCAAGCTATTTTGCAAGGTTTGGCGACGGATGGTGGTCTGTTTACACCGCTTACTTATCCAAAGGTGGATTTGGACTTTGAAAAATTAAAAGATGCTTCTTACCAAGAAGTGGCTAAGCTTGTCTTGTCAGCATTTTTGGATGACTTTACAGCAGAGGAGTTGGATTACTGTATCAACAATGCCTACGATAGTAAATTTGATACTCCAGCTATTGCCCCTTTGGTGAAACTAGATGGGCAATACAACTTGGAATTGTTCCATGGTTCAACGATTGCCTTTAAGGATATGGCCTTGTCCATCTTACCGTACTTTATGACGACAGCCGCTAAAAAGCATGGTTTGGAGAACAAAATCGTCATTTTGACAGCTACATCAGGTGATACTGGGAAAGCTGCTATGGCGGGGTTTGCAGATGTCCCTGGGACTGAGATTATCGTTTTTTATCCAAAAGATGGTGTCAGCAAGGTTCAAGAGTTGCAAATGACCACTCAGACTGGCGACAATACTCATGTTATCGCCATTGATGGTAACTTTGACGATGCGCAAACTAACGTCAAACATATGTTTAACGATGTAGCTCTTCGTGAAAAGTTGGCTGCCAATAAACTGCAATTTTCATCAGCTAACTCTATGAACATTGGTCGTTTAGTACCACAGATTGTCTACTATGTTTATGCTTACGCTCAGTTGGTTAAGTCTGGTGAGATTGTGGCTGGCGATAAGATCAACTTCACAGTACCAACAGGGAATTTCGGCAATATCTTGGCTGCCTTTTATGCTAAGCAAATCGGTCTGCCGGTTGGCAAATTGATCTGTGCTTCAAATGACAATAATGTTTTAACTGACTTCTTTAAAACACGTGTTTACGATAGGAAACGTGAGTTTAAGGTAACGACTAGTCCATCTATGGATATCTTGGTATCTTCAAACTTGGAGCGTTTGATTTTCCATCTTTTGGGGAATAATGCGGTTAAGACAACTGAACTCATGAATGCCTTGAATACACAAGGACAATATGAATTGACAGACTTTGATGCAGAGATTCTGGGTCTCTTTGCAGCTGAATATGCGACTGAGGAAGAAACTGTGGCAGAAATTAAACGTGTTTATCAAACAGATGCTTACATCGAGGACCCACACACAGCTGTTGCCTCAGCAGTTTATAGAAAATACCAAGCGGCTACTGGCGATGCGGCTAAGACAGTGATTGCTTCAACAGCTAGTCCATACAAGTTCCCAGTGGTTGCCGTAGAAGCGGTAACAGGAAAAGCAGGCTTGACTGACTTTGAAGCCTTGACTCAATTACATGAAATCTCAGGAGTGGCAGTGCCACCAGCAGTTGATGGCCTAGAAACGGCTCCAGTTCGTCATAAAACAACAGTGGCAGCTGCTGACATGCAAGCAGCGGTTGAGGCTTATCTAGGACTTTAAGACAGAGAGAGTAAACTCGGTTGGGAAACCAACTGAGTTTCTTTTCATCAGGAGGAGAGATTGTTTAAGAAAAATAAAGACATTCTTAATATTGCATTGCCAGCTATGGGTGAAAACTTTTTACAGATGCTCATGGGGATGGTGGACAGTTACTTGGTCGCTCACTTGGGCTTAATCGCTATTTCGGGTGTTTCAGTGGCTGGCAATATTATCACGATTTACCAGGCGATTTTCATCGCTTTGGGAGCTGCTATTTCCAGCGTTATTTCAAAAAGTTTGGGGCAGAAGGATCAGTCTAAGCTAGCCTATCATGTGACTGAGGCGTTGAAGATTACTTTACTATTAAGTCTCCTTTTAGGAGCTTTGTCTATCTTCGCTGGACAAGAGATGATAGGACTTTTGGGGACTGAACAGGATGTGGCCGAAAGTGGAGGACTCTATCTATCTTTGGTGGGTGGATTGATTGTTCTCTTGGGATTAATGACCAGTTTAGGAGCCTTGATTCGTGCAACGCATAATCCTCGTCTCCCCCTCTATGTCAGTCTTTTATCCAATGCCTTGAATATTCTCTTTTCCAGTCTAGCTATTTTTATCCTTGATATGGGGATAGCGGGTGTTGCTTGGGGGACTATCTTGTCTCGTTTGGTTGGTCTTGTGATTTTGTGGTCACAATTAAAACTGCCTTATACGAAACCGACTTTTGGACTGGATAAAGACTTACTGACCTTGGCTTTGCCAGCAGCTGGGGAGCGGCTTATGATGAGGGCTGGAGATGTAGTGATCATTGCTTTGGTCGTTTCTTTTGGGACGGAGGCAGTAGCGGGAAATGCAATCGGGGAGGTTTTGACCCAGTTTAACTATATGCCTGCCTTTGGCGTCGCTACGGCAACGGTCATGCTGGTGGCTCGAGCAGTTGGAGAGGATAATTGGAAAAGAGTAGATAATTTGAGCAAACAAACCTTTTGGCTTTCTCTGCTCCTCATGATGCCCTTGACATTTAGTATCTATGCCTTAGGGATACCACTGACTCATCTATATACGACCAATCCTGTAGCGGTTGAAGCTAGCGTTTTGGTGGCACTGTTCTCACTACTAGGGACTCCCATGGCGACAGGGACAGTTATTTATACGGCGGTTTGGCAGGGATTGGGAAATGCTCGCCTTCCCTTTTATGCGACAAGTATAGGGATGTGGTGTATCCGTATTGGGACAGCCTATCTGATGGGGATTGTTCTTGGGTGGGGTTTGCCTGGTATTTGGGCAGGAACCCTTTTGGATAATGGTTTTCGTTGGTTATTTCTACGCTACCGTTACCAGCGTTATATGAGTTTGAAAGGATAGGAAATGCAAAAAACAGCTTTTATTTGGGATTTAGACGGAACCTTATTGGACTCTTACGAAGCGATTTTGTCAGGGATTGAGGAAACCTTTGGTCAGTTTTCTATTCCTTATGATAAGGAGAAAGTGAGAGACTTTATCCTCAAGTATTCGGTGCAGGATTTGCTGGAGAAGGTGGCAGAAGAGCGAAATTTGGATGCGGAAGTGCTCAATCAGGTGCGCGCCCAGAGCCTAGCTGAGAAGAATGCCCAGGTAGTTTTGATGGCAGGTGCGCGTGAAGTGTTGGCTTGGGCAGATAAAGCAGGGATTCTGCAGTTTGTTTATACACATAAGGGAGACAATGCTTATACCATTCTAAGAGACTTAGGATTGGAATCCTATTTTACAGAAATTCTGACCAGTCAGAGTGGCTTTTCACGGAAACCAAGTCCAGAAGCGGCGACATATCTGCTAGACAAATATGAGTTGGATCCTAGGACTACCTATTATATGGGGGATCGGACTTTGGATGTGGAATTTGCCCAGAATAGTGGTATTCAAAGCATTAACTTTTTAGAATCTTCTTTTGAAGGCAATCACATGATTCAAGCACTAGCAGATATTCCTCATATTTTTGAGAGTAAGTAACGAGAAGATTGTGTCAGTTGTGTGACAGAGACCTAACAAACTGTTTCAAGTAATCGGGTTTGTTACAAGGAATAGACAGTTCTATTAAATAGGCCCGAGAGGGCTTTTTTTCTGCTTTTTTTGTGTTATGATAGACGGGTACTCATTTGAAAGGAATATGAACGAATGAAGAAAAGAATTATTTTTGCCTCAACAGTAGCCTTGTCATTTGCCCCAGTATTGGCAACCCAAGCAGAGGAGATCCTTTGGACTGCTCGTACCGTTGAGCAAATCAAAAACGATTTGACTAAAACGGACAACAAAACAAGCTATACAGTACAGTATGGTGATACTTTGAGCACCATTGCAGAAGCTTTGGGAGTAGACGTGACGGTTCTTGCTAATTTGAACAAAATCACTAATATGGACTTGATTTTCCCAGATACTGTCCTCACTACAACTGTCAATGAGGCAGAAGAGGTGACGGAAGTTGAAATCCAAACTCCTCAAGCAGATGCTAGTGAAGAAGTGACGACTGCGACAGCTGATTTGACGACGAATCAAGTGACAGTCGATGAACAAACAGTTCAAGTAGAAGACCTTTCTCAACCAATTGAGGAAGCTCCAACTGCAACAGAGACTGAAAAACCAGCAGAAGTAGCGCCAAGTTCAGAAGTTTCTGAGACAGCGACAGTTGTTGAAGAGACACCATCTATAGAAACACCTGTAGCTGAAGAAACAGCTGAAACGACTCCAGCGGAAGCACCAGTAGCAGAAACAACTCGCCCAGCTGAAGAAGAAGCTCCTCAAGTAGCGACTCCAGCTACCGAAGAAACGGCAACAACAACTCCAGCAGAAGCACCAATAGCAGCTGCGCCAGCAACTGAAACACCTGCTGATACAAGAGGAACAAGTGCAACAGAAGAAACAGCAGCATCAACAGCAACTTCTGACACTGCAACTTCGACTTATCAAGCAGAGCAAAGCCAAACTCCTTCAAGAACTTATGCAGCTCCAGCGGCTCCTGACTATGCAGGACTTGCTGTAGCTAAGTCTGAGAATGCTGGTCTTCAACCACAAACTGCAGCCTTTAAAGAAGAAATCGCTAACTTGTTTGGGATTACATCTTTTAGTGGCTACCGTCCTGGTGACAGTGGGGACCACGGTAAAGGTTTGGCCATCGACTTTATGGTTCCAGTGAGTTCAGCACTTGGAGATCAAATTGCAGAATATGCAGTCAAAAATATGGCTAGCCGTGGTATCAACTACATCATCTGGAAGCAACGTTTCTACGCTCCATACGATAGCAAATATGGACCAGCCTACACGTGGAATCCAATGCCAGACCGTGGAAGTGTGACCGAAAACCACTATGACCACGTTCACGTTTCAATGAACTAATCATTAAAATGGAAGTTGGGAACTGATTGAGTTCCCGCTTCTTTTTTGTGTGTAAATTCTTCAGGATAATAAGAAGATTATTCTGAAGCAAGGTGGACCCGCTATTTTGACTTTGCTGAGTATGTTGCTTTTGAAATAAGAAACCCAGCGTCCTTAAAGACGCTGGTTTTTGTATGCTCTTATCCATTTCGACGTTTACGGGCTAGTAGGGCTCTGTAAAAGAAGATGTGATTGTTTTGGATATAGGGAAGGAGTGAAAAGCTAGCAATTCCAAAAGTGATCCAATTGAGAAAGTACCAAGGAAGTAGTTGTAAGTCGAGGACAAAGCGTTGGAATTTGTAACCCTTCATCAAGAAACGGCTGGTTTTCAGAATTTGACTGGGTTTAGCCTGTCCTAAATCCAGAGTGTCGCAGAGGAGGAATTCTACCTGCGAGTAAGCGTAATGTTGAGGGATATAGAGGGCATTTCCTACAATCATCAAGATGAGGCTCGCGAAAAAGTAGAGACCAAAGGTCATAAGGAATTGCTCGGTTTCAAGCGACGAGAGGTCTAGTTTTGGAAACTCAGGATGTAGGGCAACAAATCTACGAGCCAAGAGATTGCTATAAAAGAGGAAATAAACGCCTACTAAGTTTGGAATGCTCCATAAAAAAAGGTAGAAACGTTTGATAAGTAGGGTCAAGAAGGTTTGCGAGAAGCACTCTTCAGCAAAGAGGGCCAGGCTTGATTTTACTGAGAGTTCCGTATCAGGAACCTTGAGAAGTCTGAGTGTCGCAAAGGCAGCACCTGCTAGAAAAATCGTACTCACAAAAGAAACCACTAGTGGGAAGAGATAGGCTTGGAGAACTTGCGCCAGCATGCTGAAAAAGGATTGCTCTAAAACACTTTCTTGGAGACGAGCCAAGGGGTTGAGAAAGCCTGACAAGATGACCAGCATACTAGGAAGGAGATAGACCAGAAGGAGGCGGGGATTTTCAGCC is a window from the Streptococcus oralis genome containing:
- a CDS encoding gamma-glutamylcysteine synthetase, whose product is MSRSIDLLKKRYLENIKEKPDLFVGIELEYPVINLEGNATDSEVVKDLFRYLPSVLGFTIEKVDDFGNPIQLLDPVSQDTILFEVSYTTIEFAFGRAKSIQEVEERFRDYMDLIQKKLGEVNHAVVGSGIHPYWEKNENCPVAYPRYQMLMDYLNLSRNVTKSDLHQFPEYGAFICGSQVQLDVSRSNYLRVINAFTQIEAAKAYLFANSEFSGEDWDTKISRDIFWEESMHGIYSENVGVNARLFKDENDFFDYLDHSAIFTAERDGETYYFYPIRAKDYLGTPEIQAFALDGREILLYPQEKDFQTHRSYQYQDLTTRGTIEFRSVCTQPLNRTFAATAFHLGLLLNLDKLEAYLQSAPFFTTFGHDYKSLRRQFSKKMLTVEEETAIVEFSKGLLLLAEEGLEKRGKQEMTYLQPLKEELGL
- a CDS encoding DUF975 family protein; amino-acid sequence: MKYPKIDLKTIRLQARQFQAENPRLLLVYLLPSMLVILSGFLNPLARLQESVLEQSFFSMLAQVLQAYLFPLVVSFVSTIFLAGAAFATLRLLKVPDTELSVKSSLALFAEECFSQTFLTLLIKRFYLFLWSIPNLVGVYFLFYSNLLARRFVALHPEFPKLDLSSLETEQFLMTFGLYFFASLILMIVGNALYIPQHYAYSQVEFLLCDTLDLGQAKPSQILKTSRFLMKGYKFQRFVLDLQLLPWYFLNWITFGIASFSLLPYIQNNHIFFYRALLARKRRNG
- a CDS encoding LysM peptidoglycan-binding domain-containing protein yields the protein MKKRIIFASTVALSFAPVLATQAEEILWTARTVEQIKNDLTKTDNKTSYTVQYGDTLSTIAEALGVDVTVLANLNKITNMDLIFPDTVLTTTVNEAEEVTEVEIQTPQADASEEVTTATADLTTNQVTVDEQTVQVEDLSQPIEEAPTATETEKPAEVAPSSEVSETATVVEETPSIETPVAEETAETTPAEAPVAETTRPAEEEAPQVATPATEETATTTPAEAPIAAAPATETPADTRGTSATEETAASTATSDTATSTYQAEQSQTPSRTYAAPAAPDYAGLAVAKSENAGLQPQTAAFKEEIANLFGITSFSGYRPGDSGDHGKGLAIDFMVPVSSALGDQIAEYAVKNMASRGINYIIWKQRFYAPYDSKYGPAYTWNPMPDRGSVTENHYDHVHVSMN
- the thrC gene encoding threonine synthase, with translation MTLVYQSTRDANNRVTASQAILQGLATDGGLFTPLTYPKVDLDFEKLKDASYQEVAKLVLSAFLDDFTAEELDYCINNAYDSKFDTPAIAPLVKLDGQYNLELFHGSTIAFKDMALSILPYFMTTAAKKHGLENKIVILTATSGDTGKAAMAGFADVPGTEIIVFYPKDGVSKVQELQMTTQTGDNTHVIAIDGNFDDAQTNVKHMFNDVALREKLAANKLQFSSANSMNIGRLVPQIVYYVYAYAQLVKSGEIVAGDKINFTVPTGNFGNILAAFYAKQIGLPVGKLICASNDNNVLTDFFKTRVYDRKREFKVTTSPSMDILVSSNLERLIFHLLGNNAVKTTELMNALNTQGQYELTDFDAEILGLFAAEYATEEETVAEIKRVYQTDAYIEDPHTAVASAVYRKYQAATGDAAKTVIASTASPYKFPVVAVEAVTGKAGLTDFEALTQLHEISGVAVPPAVDGLETAPVRHKTTVAAADMQAAVEAYLGL
- a CDS encoding HAD family hydrolase — encoded protein: MQKTAFIWDLDGTLLDSYEAILSGIEETFGQFSIPYDKEKVRDFILKYSVQDLLEKVAEERNLDAEVLNQVRAQSLAEKNAQVVLMAGAREVLAWADKAGILQFVYTHKGDNAYTILRDLGLESYFTEILTSQSGFSRKPSPEAATYLLDKYELDPRTTYYMGDRTLDVEFAQNSGIQSINFLESSFEGNHMIQALADIPHIFESK
- a CDS encoding MATE family efflux transporter, with product MFKKNKDILNIALPAMGENFLQMLMGMVDSYLVAHLGLIAISGVSVAGNIITIYQAIFIALGAAISSVISKSLGQKDQSKLAYHVTEALKITLLLSLLLGALSIFAGQEMIGLLGTEQDVAESGGLYLSLVGGLIVLLGLMTSLGALIRATHNPRLPLYVSLLSNALNILFSSLAIFILDMGIAGVAWGTILSRLVGLVILWSQLKLPYTKPTFGLDKDLLTLALPAAGERLMMRAGDVVIIALVVSFGTEAVAGNAIGEVLTQFNYMPAFGVATATVMLVARAVGEDNWKRVDNLSKQTFWLSLLLMMPLTFSIYALGIPLTHLYTTNPVAVEASVLVALFSLLGTPMATGTVIYTAVWQGLGNARLPFYATSIGMWCIRIGTAYLMGIVLGWGLPGIWAGTLLDNGFRWLFLRYRYQRYMSLKG